ATATTGTTTCCGATTGGTGTCAATGCACCAAGTCCAGTAACTACAACTCGTTTCAATTTCATAAATAGATAATTTTCTAATTACTTTGCTGCTTCAATAAAGCTTACTGCTTGACCTACTGTTCCAATGTTCTCAGCTTGATCGTCTGGAATTTGAATATCAAATTCTTTTTCGAATTCCATGATTAATTCCACAGTGTCTAAAGAATCTGCTCCTAAATCGTTTGTGAAGCTTGCCTCAGCAGTTACTTCGTTTTCGTCAACTCCTAACTTATCAACGATAATTGCTTTTACTCTTGATGCAATGTCTGACATAATATTATTATTTAATTAAGTTTAAAACCGGGACAAAAATAAAAAACTTTTGTTTCTGCGAACAATGTTTGTTGAAAATATATTCACTAAGATATAAAAAAATATCACATCTTTGTCACAAGTTTTTAAACACGAATTACACATCGTGAAATTATAAAATCGCTCTAAAGTCAATAAAACATGATTAAAATTGCCATTCTTGCGTCCGGTTCTGGATCAAATGCAGAGAACATTGCACAGTACTTTTCTACTCACAAAAATGTGAAAATCACCTACATTTTAAGCAATAAAAAGGATGCATTTGTGCTAGAAAGGGCCAAAAAATTAAAAATTAAGAGCAAAGTTTTCTCAAATAAAGAGATGAAAGAGCAAGTTGAGCTACTAAATTTGTTAAAAGTTGAAGCCGATTTTATCATTCTTGCCGGATTCTTATTAAAAGTTCCTGAAAATATTATTGAAGCCTTTCCAAATAAAATCATCAACATCCACCCTGCATTATTACCTAATTATGGAGGAAAAGGAATGTATGGAATGCACGTACACAGGGCTGTTAAAGAAAATAACGAGAAAGAAACTGGTATTACCATTCATTATGTAAACGAAAACTACGATGAAGGAGCTATTATTTTTCAAGCAAAAGCAGCATTAACAAAGGATGATACTCCTGAAACTATTGCAGAGAAAATTCATTTACTAGAACAAGAGCACTTTCCTAGAGTTATTGATGAAGTAATTAATAGCTAAATATATGTCCAAAAGCAAGAAATACTATGTAGTGTGGAACGGAAAAACCAAAGGCGTTTTTAACAGTTGGAATGATTGTAAAAAACAAATTGATGGTTTTCAGGGAGCGCAATACAAATCTTTTACTTCTAAAGATGAGGCCGAACTTGCTTTTACCAAAACCTATGAAGAGTACAAAGGTAAAGACACTAAAAAAACTGTAATTGATAAAGACCTTTTAGCTAAAATTGGCCAACCCAACTTAACATCTATTAGTGTAGATGCTGCTTGTAGTGGCAATCCTGGGTTGATGGAATACCGAGGAGTAAACACCAAAACCAAACAACAACTTTTTATTCAAGGTCCGTTTGAAGAAGGAACCAATAATATTGGTGAGTTTTTAGCCTTGGTACATGGATTGGCTTATTTGCAAAAAATAAATCAACCTACATTACCTATTTACTCCGATTCTAGAACTGCTATCGCTTGGATTAAAGCCAAACAGTGTAGAACTAAAATTATGCCTACAGCTAAGAATAAAGTAATGTTTGATTTGATTAAGCGCGGTGAAAAATGGCTACAAGAGAACACCTTTAAAAATCCTATACTAAAATGGGAAACCAAAGTTTGGGGAGAAATTCCTGCAGATTTTGGAAGGAAGTAACCATCTAAGACAGACTTGTTATGATATATTATTTTCTTAAAAGTATTTTACCTCATTAATACTCTAACCCCAACTCTTTTCTTAAGTACAAATCTTTATTTCCATTTGTTTGCCAATAGGCTATATTCTTCACCTTTTTTAAAGTAGCTTTTGTTGTTAACGTTTTTGCTTTAGCCCCCCAACCACTTTTGTATGTATCTGTCCAACCTAAAATTTTATATGGAAATGTGTTTTCAAAAGTAATTTCTAACGTTCTATTTAATGATGGATACATTATTTGATAAACATTCGTTTTTTCTCCTTTAGTTATTTTTCCTTCTGCTTGATATGCTTTTACATCACGATGAGAAAATCTTAAATACACAAAGCTTGGCAATGCTTTAAATTTTCCTTGAGGTAAATTCTCTGGAGTCAATCTTATTTTTGACCAAATATCATCTTCTAAAACCGTTTCTATATCTAAATCTTTGTTTTGAAATGATTCTCCTTGAAAATAAGAAAAGTTACTCATCTCAAATTCATCCTCATCTTTTACCAACTCAATATATTCATGTCCGCACCATTCTTGAGTTGACGAACTTATTTTTAATGATGCTTTAGAATGTTTAACAGGTAAAAAAGTACTGGTCATAATAGAATAAGGATAAACACCTGTGTTAAATTTTTTAGTAGCATTTAATTTTAACACACTTATATTATGCTCATTATTTTCATCGGCTTTGGTATTATGTTTTTTAGAAAATGGTTCTGTCACAAAAATATTAACGGCATGCCCTTTTCTTATTTCACCATATCTTGCTTGTTCTAAATCATAACTAGTTATTTCTGCTTTACCACTGTACCAATAATCTTTAAATTCTTTAGTGATATTCGTTTTAGGTGTTGTTTGAGCACAAGCTGTGGCAAATATCAAAACAAACAAATAGGATAAATTTTTCATAGAAGTATATTTTTAAGTGAGTCTAACAGAAATGAGAAGGCTTACACCACTAATTTAGTTATTTTTGTAGCATAATTATAAGCATGCAACAGTTTGATTTTTTATCAGTCACCCCACAAAACTTTGAAGAACAAGCGCTAACTGTTTTTCAACATCAAGCCGAGCACTGTAAAGTTTATAAAGATTTTTTAGGTTACTTAAATATAGTACCACAAAAAATTACCTCAACACAAGAGATTCCATTTCTTCCTATTCAGTTTTTTAAGAGTCATACGATCCTTAGCAACGACCTCCCTGTTCAAGAAACTTTTTTAAGTAGCGGAACTACAGGAATGAATCAGAGCCAACATTTGGTAACAGATGTGTCTTTGTACGAAAAAAGTTATTTAAAAGCTTTTGAGCAATTTTACGGAGATATTAAGCAATATACTGTTTTAGCTTTGCTTCCTTCTTATTTGGAACGCAACGGGTCTTCACTGATCTATATGGTAGAAGATTTGATCAATAAATCAGAAAACCCAAATAGTGGATTTTATCTTCACAATCATCAAGAATTATTTGATAAGCTACAAGAGCAAGAAAACAATCAATCTAAAACTATTTTAATAGGTGTTTCTTTTGCCTTGCTGGATTTTATAGAAAAATTCCCTTGTAATCTAAAACACACTATTGTGATGGAAACAGGAGGAATGAAAGGAAAACGTAAAGAAATGATTCGTGAAGAATTACACGCTGAACTAAAAAAAGGTTTTGGAGTTGATAACATTCACTCAGAATACGGAATGACAGAATTGTTAAGTCAGGCTTATTTTAATGATTCACAAAAATTTAATTGTCCACCTTGGATGAAAATTTTAATTCGCGACACCGAAGATGCTTTATCGCTGTTACCTATCGGAAAAAGTGGCGGAATTAATGTTATCGATTTGGCCAACATCAACTCCTGTTCTTTTATTGCTACCCAAGATTTAGGAAAAGTTTATATTGATGGATCTTTTGACGTACTAGGAAGATTCGATAACTCAGACATTAGAGGTTGTAATTTATTGATTCAATAAATCCATTTCTTTTTTTTGTAATTCCTTCTTTTTTCATCGACTACATAACTATAAAAACACCTAATAGTTATGAAAAAAATAATCTTATTATTTACTTTATTATTAACCACCGTTTTTTACAGTCAAAAAAAAGACTACAACCTTAAAAAAGGATATATAGCCGAGGGTTACGATGTAGTTTCTTATTTTGAAAATAAAGCAGAAGAAGGTAAAAAAGAATTTACCACTACTTACGATGGAGCAAAATTTAAGTTTGTAAGTAAAGAACACTTAGAAACTTTTAAAAAAAATCCTAAAAAATATATTCCACAATACGGAGGTTGGTGTGCCTATGCCATTGGCGCTAGCAACAAAAAATACGACATCAATCCAAAAACTTTTGAAATTAGAGATAAAAAACTTTATCTGTTCTACAATTCTTGGGGAACAAATACGTTATCTAAATGGGAAAAAGAAGGCGCAGAACAATTAAAAGAAAAAGCAGACCAAAATTGGGCTACTTATAAATAAGAAATAGTTTTAGTTTAGTTTAGTAAAACCTTTCTTCTATTTTAGAATAGATCTGAAAGGTTTTTTAATTAAACTATATTCTAAAACACTTATATCCTAATTAAAAAAGCCTTTCTAAAAATTTTTAGAAAGGCTTTTTTAATATTACGTAAATTGGTTTTAAACAAAATTTACCAAGTAATAATTCTTTTTACCTCTTTGTAACAATACATATTTTCCTGCAATTAAGTCTGATGCAGTAATTTTGTAATCTTCTTTTACTTTTTCTTTATTTACAGAAACTGCATTTTCTTTTAGAGCACGTCTAGCATCAGAATTAGAACCTAAAAAGTTTGTTTTGGCAGCCAAAGCTCCAATCATATCCAAACCTTCTGTTAACTCATCTTTGCTTAATTCTGCTTGAGGAACTCCTTCAAACACATCTAAAAAGGTTTGTTCGTCTAAAGATTTTAAATCTTCAGAAGTAGATTTTCCAAACAAAATAGATGATGCTTTTACAGCATTATCTAAATCTTCTTGAGAATGTACCATTACAGTAACTTCTTCTGCCAATCTTTTTTGTAACAAACGTAAATGCGGAGCCTCGTTGTGCTCAGCAATTAATGCTTCTACTTCTTCTTTAGTTAAAAAAGTAAACTTTTTAATAAAGTTTTCAGAATCTTCATCAGAAGAATTTAACCAATATTGGTAAAATTTATAAGCCGATGTTCTGTTTTTGTCTAACCAAATATTTCCTCCTTCAGATTTTCCAAACTTAGTTCCATCAGCTTTGGTAATTAACGGACAAGTCATGGCATATGCTTTTCCTTGTGCCTTACGTCTTACCAATTCTGTACCTGTGGTAATATTTCCCCATTGGTCAGAACCTCCCATTTGTAACTTACAATTTTTGTTTTGGTACAAATGTAAAAAGTCATATCCTTGGAATAACTGAT
Above is a genomic segment from Wenyingzhuangia fucanilytica containing:
- a CDS encoding phosphoribosylglycinamide formyltransferase, which gives rise to MIKIAILASGSGSNAENIAQYFSTHKNVKITYILSNKKDAFVLERAKKLKIKSKVFSNKEMKEQVELLNLLKVEADFIILAGFLLKVPENIIEAFPNKIINIHPALLPNYGGKGMYGMHVHRAVKENNEKETGITIHYVNENYDEGAIIFQAKAALTKDDTPETIAEKIHLLEQEHFPRVIDEVINS
- a CDS encoding septum formation inhibitor Maf codes for the protein MKNLSYLFVLIFATACAQTTPKTNITKEFKDYWYSGKAEITSYDLEQARYGEIRKGHAVNIFVTEPFSKKHNTKADENNEHNISVLKLNATKKFNTGVYPYSIMTSTFLPVKHSKASLKISSSTQEWCGHEYIELVKDEDEFEMSNFSYFQGESFQNKDLDIETVLEDDIWSKIRLTPENLPQGKFKALPSFVYLRFSHRDVKAYQAEGKITKGEKTNVYQIMYPSLNRTLEITFENTFPYKILGWTDTYKSGWGAKAKTLTTKATLKKVKNIAYWQTNGNKDLYLRKELGLEY
- the tyrS gene encoding tyrosine--tRNA ligase, which translates into the protein MAYNFVEELKWRGMMHDIMPGTEEQLAEEVTAGYIGFDPTADSLHIGSLIPIIVLMHFQKAGHKPIALIGGATGMIGDPSGKSAERNMLDEESLAKNVAGIKSQLERFLDFNSEGENAAELVNNYDWMKDFTLLDFVRDIGKHLTVNYMMAKDSVKKRFTGEGGADGMSFTEFTYQLFQGYDFLHLYQNKNCKLQMGGSDQWGNITTGTELVRRKAQGKAYAMTCPLITKADGTKFGKSEGGNIWLDKNRTSAYKFYQYWLNSSDEDSENFIKKFTFLTKEEVEALIAEHNEAPHLRLLQKRLAEEVTVMVHSQEDLDNAVKASSILFGKSTSEDLKSLDEQTFLDVFEGVPQAELSKDELTEGLDMIGALAAKTNFLGSNSDARRALKENAVSVNKEKVKEDYKITASDLIAGKYVLLQRGKKNYYLVNFV
- a CDS encoding YHS domain-containing (seleno)protein gives rise to the protein MKKIILLFTLLLTTVFYSQKKDYNLKKGYIAEGYDVVSYFENKAEEGKKEFTTTYDGAKFKFVSKEHLETFKKNPKKYIPQYGGWCAYAIGASNKKYDINPKTFEIRDKKLYLFYNSWGTNTLSKWEKEGAEQLKEKADQNWATYK
- a CDS encoding viroplasmin family protein, coding for MSKSKKYYVVWNGKTKGVFNSWNDCKKQIDGFQGAQYKSFTSKDEAELAFTKTYEEYKGKDTKKTVIDKDLLAKIGQPNLTSISVDAACSGNPGLMEYRGVNTKTKQQLFIQGPFEEGTNNIGEFLALVHGLAYLQKINQPTLPIYSDSRTAIAWIKAKQCRTKIMPTAKNKVMFDLIKRGEKWLQENTFKNPILKWETKVWGEIPADFGRK
- a CDS encoding acyl transferase, which produces MQQFDFLSVTPQNFEEQALTVFQHQAEHCKVYKDFLGYLNIVPQKITSTQEIPFLPIQFFKSHTILSNDLPVQETFLSSGTTGMNQSQHLVTDVSLYEKSYLKAFEQFYGDIKQYTVLALLPSYLERNGSSLIYMVEDLINKSENPNSGFYLHNHQELFDKLQEQENNQSKTILIGVSFALLDFIEKFPCNLKHTIVMETGGMKGKRKEMIREELHAELKKGFGVDNIHSEYGMTELLSQAYFNDSQKFNCPPWMKILIRDTEDALSLLPIGKSGGINVIDLANINSCSFIATQDLGKVYIDGSFDVLGRFDNSDIRGCNLLIQ
- a CDS encoding acyl carrier protein, whose amino-acid sequence is MSDIASRVKAIIVDKLGVDENEVTAEASFTNDLGADSLDTVELIMEFEKEFDIQIPDDQAENIGTVGQAVSFIEAAK